In the Paramormyrops kingsleyae isolate MSU_618 chromosome 6, PKINGS_0.4, whole genome shotgun sequence genome, one interval contains:
- the acvrl1 gene encoding serine/threonine-protein kinase receptor R3 isoform X2 yields MARQQQESRPRNIRTSSDTTKEMKGVKVFMQLLALLGLWLGLAEPSDTPGEGKVLCACERRYSCENGTCWGDRCFYIMLGGKDQRGCFQRAQQEQCMTRLPNLFVHCCSSHLCNANTTVPQDPVETKGEESMIVLVGVPLLVVLVLSLGLSGLVCWFCLHHKRLRMTRLEDHDPNMLKLPHGADPSYGEIFEEFCTSGSGTGLPYLVQRTMARQISLVECVGKGRYGEVWRGTWMGENVAVKIFSSRDEQSWFRETEIYNTVQLRHDNILGFIASDMTSKNSSTQLWLITHYHELGSLYDFLQYSTLDPESCLHMCLSVACGLVHLHTEIGSTQSKPAIAHRDLKSRNILVKRNGQCCIADLGLAVMHSQTTDYLDVGTNPRVGTKRYMAPEVLDESIRTDVFESYKQTDIWALGLVLWEITRRTIVNGIVEEYQPPFFDAVPADPSFEEMRKVVCADQQRPSLHNRLHSHPILSTIAKIMKECWFKSPAARLTALRVRKTLSKLDQDQDYKPIKLKLDL; encoded by the exons AAATGAAGGGGGTCAAGGTGTTCATGCAGCTGCTGGCCTTGCTGGGACTATGGCTGGGACTAGCAG AACCCTCAGACACGCCAGGAGAGGGCAAAGTGCTCTGCGCCTGTGAGAGGAGGTACAGCTGTGAGAACGGCACGTGCTGGGGTGACCGCTGCTTCTACATCATGCTGGGGGGCAAGGACCAGAGGGGCTGCTTCCAGCGGGCCCAGCAGGAGCAGTGCATGACCCGCCTGCCCAACTTGTTTGTTCATTGCTGCTCCTCTCACCTCTGCAACGCCAACACCACCGTCCCCCAAGATCCAG TTGAGACAAAAGGGGAAGAAAGCATGATCGTTCTGGTGGGGGTGCCCCTGCTGGTGGTGCTGGTTCTCTCGCTGGGCCTGTCTGGCCTGGTGTGCTGGTTTTGCCTGCATCACAAGCGCCTTAGGATGACACGGCTGGAAGACCATGACCCCAACATGCTGAAGCTCCCCCATGGCGCGGACCCCTCCTACGGG GAGATATTTGAAGAGTTCTGCACGTCTGGCAGTGGCACGGGACTGCCTTACCTGGTACAGAGAACCATGGCCCGGCAGATCTCTCTTGTGGAGTGTGTGG GGAAGGGCCGTTACGGCGAGGTGTGGCGAGGAACCTGGATGGGCGAGAATGTGGCCGTGAAGATCTTCTCCTCTCGAGATGAGCAGTCCTGGTTCCGTGAGACCGAGATCTATAACACCGTTCAGCTTCGACATGACAACATCTTGG GTTTCATTGCCTCCGACATGACATCCAAAAATTCGAGTACCCAGCTCTGGCTGATTACACACTATCATGAGCTGGGCTCGCTCTATGACTTCCTTCAGTATAGCACCTTGGACCCCGAGAGCTGTCTGCACATGTGCCTGTCTGTGGCATGCGGCCTAGTGCATCTGCACACTGAGATAGGCAGCACGCAGAGCAAGCCTGCCATTGCCCACCGTGACCTCAAAAGCCGCAACATCTTGGTCAAGAGGAACGGCCAGTGCTGCATCGCCGACCTGG GCCTGGCAGTCATGCACTCTCAGACTACGGACTACCTGGACGTGGGCACTAACCCCCGGGTGGGAACAAAGCGTTACATGGCCCCGGAGGTTCTTGACGAGAGCATTCGGACCGACGTCTTCGAGTCctacaaacagacagacatatgGGCCCTGGGCTTGGTTCTCTGGGAAATCACTCGCAGGACTATCGTTAACG GAATTGTCGAGGAGTACCAGCCCCCGTTCTTTGATGCAGTGCCTGCTGACCCCAGCTTCGAGGAGATGAGGAAGGTGGTCTGCGCAGACCAACAGCGACCCAGTCTCCACAACCGCCTACACTCCCACCCA ATTCTGTCTACGATTGCCAAGATCATGAAGGAGTGTTGGTTCAAGAGCCCGGCAGCTCGACTCACTGCCCTGCGTGTACGTAAAACCCTGTCCAAGCTTGACCAGGACCAGGATTACAAGCCGATCAAACTCAAACTGGACCTCTAA
- the acvrl1 gene encoding serine/threonine-protein kinase receptor R3 isoform X1 yields MARQQQESRPRNIRTSSDTTKEMKGVKVFMQLLALLGLWLGLAEPSDTPGEGKVLCACERRYSCENGTCWGDRCFYIMLGGKDQRGCFQRAQQEQCMTRLPNLFVHCCSSHLCNANTTVPQDPVVETKGEESMIVLVGVPLLVVLVLSLGLSGLVCWFCLHHKRLRMTRLEDHDPNMLKLPHGADPSYGEIFEEFCTSGSGTGLPYLVQRTMARQISLVECVGKGRYGEVWRGTWMGENVAVKIFSSRDEQSWFRETEIYNTVQLRHDNILGFIASDMTSKNSSTQLWLITHYHELGSLYDFLQYSTLDPESCLHMCLSVACGLVHLHTEIGSTQSKPAIAHRDLKSRNILVKRNGQCCIADLGLAVMHSQTTDYLDVGTNPRVGTKRYMAPEVLDESIRTDVFESYKQTDIWALGLVLWEITRRTIVNGIVEEYQPPFFDAVPADPSFEEMRKVVCADQQRPSLHNRLHSHPILSTIAKIMKECWFKSPAARLTALRVRKTLSKLDQDQDYKPIKLKLDL; encoded by the exons AAATGAAGGGGGTCAAGGTGTTCATGCAGCTGCTGGCCTTGCTGGGACTATGGCTGGGACTAGCAG AACCCTCAGACACGCCAGGAGAGGGCAAAGTGCTCTGCGCCTGTGAGAGGAGGTACAGCTGTGAGAACGGCACGTGCTGGGGTGACCGCTGCTTCTACATCATGCTGGGGGGCAAGGACCAGAGGGGCTGCTTCCAGCGGGCCCAGCAGGAGCAGTGCATGACCCGCCTGCCCAACTTGTTTGTTCATTGCTGCTCCTCTCACCTCTGCAACGCCAACACCACCGTCCCCCAAGATCCAG TAGTTGAGACAAAAGGGGAAGAAAGCATGATCGTTCTGGTGGGGGTGCCCCTGCTGGTGGTGCTGGTTCTCTCGCTGGGCCTGTCTGGCCTGGTGTGCTGGTTTTGCCTGCATCACAAGCGCCTTAGGATGACACGGCTGGAAGACCATGACCCCAACATGCTGAAGCTCCCCCATGGCGCGGACCCCTCCTACGGG GAGATATTTGAAGAGTTCTGCACGTCTGGCAGTGGCACGGGACTGCCTTACCTGGTACAGAGAACCATGGCCCGGCAGATCTCTCTTGTGGAGTGTGTGG GGAAGGGCCGTTACGGCGAGGTGTGGCGAGGAACCTGGATGGGCGAGAATGTGGCCGTGAAGATCTTCTCCTCTCGAGATGAGCAGTCCTGGTTCCGTGAGACCGAGATCTATAACACCGTTCAGCTTCGACATGACAACATCTTGG GTTTCATTGCCTCCGACATGACATCCAAAAATTCGAGTACCCAGCTCTGGCTGATTACACACTATCATGAGCTGGGCTCGCTCTATGACTTCCTTCAGTATAGCACCTTGGACCCCGAGAGCTGTCTGCACATGTGCCTGTCTGTGGCATGCGGCCTAGTGCATCTGCACACTGAGATAGGCAGCACGCAGAGCAAGCCTGCCATTGCCCACCGTGACCTCAAAAGCCGCAACATCTTGGTCAAGAGGAACGGCCAGTGCTGCATCGCCGACCTGG GCCTGGCAGTCATGCACTCTCAGACTACGGACTACCTGGACGTGGGCACTAACCCCCGGGTGGGAACAAAGCGTTACATGGCCCCGGAGGTTCTTGACGAGAGCATTCGGACCGACGTCTTCGAGTCctacaaacagacagacatatgGGCCCTGGGCTTGGTTCTCTGGGAAATCACTCGCAGGACTATCGTTAACG GAATTGTCGAGGAGTACCAGCCCCCGTTCTTTGATGCAGTGCCTGCTGACCCCAGCTTCGAGGAGATGAGGAAGGTGGTCTGCGCAGACCAACAGCGACCCAGTCTCCACAACCGCCTACACTCCCACCCA ATTCTGTCTACGATTGCCAAGATCATGAAGGAGTGTTGGTTCAAGAGCCCGGCAGCTCGACTCACTGCCCTGCGTGTACGTAAAACCCTGTCCAAGCTTGACCAGGACCAGGATTACAAGCCGATCAAACTCAAACTGGACCTCTAA